The following proteins are co-located in the Microbacterium sp. SORGH_AS_0888 genome:
- a CDS encoding DNA/RNA non-specific endonuclease, with translation MSNPLIAIPEPYEPSSGISGAYLLEDGYSLAVAITRGDWVEGGLSGFSYTIDAAGWLLDPLGTLIANGLGWLIEHLEPLRGWMQDLTGNANEVQAFAQTWSNAAERLDQVGTTLNQRISDLDGMSGETVDAYRAHLHDLAQNISATGQWASAVSSGLQLASTLVQAVYGMVRDALSQIVGTALSAAFVTGVTAGLGAPEAAAEIGARVSMITMRVGVFVMRLLRSLREAVPLIRRLAEVIEKITTRLHGRLPGTTPLAPKTAPDAPLPAVPRLRGGTVKDGWRPLSRADIDQLPIVRDGSHLNPDGSLRPNTWYQAGEHDYIYHTDENGHIDRFYAEELGMKTHEGRLPHDRDSPGKLPGDHAGHLAGDFFGGSPKLDNIVSQFSDINLSQYKKLENQWASALKTDPPGHVTVDIKITTDATGRPTKFEVESTVNGRAVDAEFNQ, from the coding sequence ATGAGTAACCCGCTGATCGCCATCCCGGAGCCATACGAGCCTTCGTCCGGCATTTCCGGCGCGTACCTGCTGGAGGATGGGTACAGTCTGGCGGTTGCCATCACACGGGGCGATTGGGTCGAGGGTGGGCTTTCTGGCTTTTCTTACACGATCGACGCGGCCGGATGGCTGCTTGATCCGCTGGGCACATTGATTGCCAACGGTCTGGGTTGGCTGATCGAGCATCTCGAGCCGCTCCGCGGGTGGATGCAGGATCTCACCGGCAACGCGAACGAGGTGCAGGCGTTCGCCCAAACCTGGTCGAACGCCGCCGAACGACTCGATCAGGTCGGCACGACCCTGAACCAACGGATCAGCGACCTGGACGGTATGAGCGGCGAGACCGTGGACGCCTACCGGGCCCACCTCCACGACCTTGCCCAGAACATCTCCGCCACCGGACAGTGGGCAAGCGCTGTCAGCTCGGGACTGCAGCTCGCGTCGACCCTCGTGCAAGCGGTGTACGGGATGGTGCGCGACGCGCTCTCCCAGATCGTCGGCACCGCCCTCAGTGCCGCGTTCGTCACTGGCGTCACCGCAGGACTCGGCGCACCAGAAGCTGCCGCAGAAATCGGCGCCCGCGTCTCGATGATCACGATGCGCGTGGGCGTGTTCGTTATGAGGCTTCTCCGCTCGCTCCGTGAAGCAGTGCCGCTGATCCGCCGACTCGCTGAAGTCATCGAGAAGATCACGACCAGACTCCACGGCAGGCTTCCCGGCACGACACCACTCGCACCCAAAACGGCACCAGACGCGCCGTTACCGGCGGTCCCTAGGCTCCGCGGCGGCACAGTAAAGGACGGCTGGCGGCCGCTTTCCAGGGCTGACATCGACCAACTACCGATTGTGCGTGACGGCTCCCACCTCAATCCAGACGGAAGCCTGAGACCCAACACCTGGTACCAGGCCGGCGAACACGACTACATCTACCACACCGACGAAAACGGTCACATCGACCGGTTCTACGCCGAAGAACTCGGCATGAAAACACACGAAGGCCGACTTCCACACGACCGAGACAGCCCCGGCAAACTCCCCGGAGACCACGCCGGCCACCTCGCCGGCGACTTCTTCGGCGGCTCACCTAAACTGGACAACATCGTCAGCCAATTCTCCGACATCAACCTCAGTCAGTATAAGAAGTTGGAGAATCAGTGGGCGAGTGCGTTGAAAACCGATCCTCCGGGTCATGTGACTGTGGATATAAAGATCACCACCGATGCGACCGGCAGACCCACGAAGTTCGAAGTCGAGTCGACGGTTAACGGGCGAGCCGTAGACGCCGAGTTCAATCAATAG
- a CDS encoding helix-turn-helix domain-containing protein: protein MTARLEKTEQKFAAVMDYLDAALSLLARPGESYANATGEQRRALDQAVFSCIYVYADEATEVELNEPFDMLMTAGELFEDPTNPPLGTWAARYRVATALAKIASGDVSITTSLVGLVRWYSNKSGGASHLRKLAAAGHGRRPDARRTMPRKARQLTDDEKMAFAEGYERGEPIADLATKLGVHRTTLDNLIKRLELSRTDPDAVPPAVTDAVVESYRAGETLAVIGSRHGFSPNKVQRLLVAVGEEPIRSRGPQGSRLTSAQVRDLVDRYERGSPMVSIAEEFGVSYACVRKQLQAADRFPRRSSRSRGSGCQSLHRPVPRSSRSLQAWAGSSASWLTLSWFCGFEGWVTGERCR, encoded by the coding sequence GTGACCGCTCGGCTGGAGAAGACAGAACAGAAGTTCGCGGCGGTGATGGACTATCTCGACGCGGCACTGTCGCTTCTCGCGCGGCCGGGGGAGTCGTACGCGAACGCGACTGGCGAGCAACGTCGCGCACTCGACCAGGCGGTCTTCTCGTGTATCTACGTGTACGCCGATGAGGCGACCGAGGTGGAGCTCAACGAGCCATTCGACATGCTGATGACCGCAGGCGAGCTGTTCGAGGACCCAACGAACCCCCCCCTGGGGACATGGGCGGCGAGGTATCGGGTAGCGACTGCTCTTGCGAAGATCGCCTCGGGCGACGTTTCGATTACGACAAGTCTGGTGGGGCTCGTTCGGTGGTACTCGAATAAATCGGGAGGGGCTTCGCACCTCCGTAAGTTGGCGGCCGCGGGACATGGCCGACGTCCGGATGCGCGACGAACAATGCCTCGGAAGGCACGACAGCTGACTGATGACGAGAAGATGGCGTTCGCTGAGGGCTACGAACGGGGTGAGCCGATCGCCGACCTCGCCACGAAGCTGGGTGTTCATCGAACGACGCTCGACAATCTCATCAAGCGTCTCGAGCTATCGCGCACAGATCCCGACGCCGTCCCTCCGGCGGTCACGGATGCGGTCGTTGAGTCGTATCGAGCAGGGGAGACGCTTGCGGTCATTGGCAGCCGGCATGGCTTCAGCCCGAACAAGGTGCAGCGGTTGCTGGTCGCGGTGGGGGAGGAGCCGATCAGGTCTCGTGGCCCGCAAGGTTCACGGCTGACGAGTGCGCAGGTACGGGACCTCGTGGATCGGTACGAGCGCGGGTCCCCGATGGTAAGCATCGCGGAGGAATTCGGCGTGAGCTATGCCTGCGTGCGCAAGCAACTCCAGGCTGCTGATCGCTTCCCCCGGCGTTCTTCACGTTCTCGCGGGAGCGGGTGCCAATCACTACACCGTCCGGTGCCACGCTCTTCGCGATCACTTCAGGCGTGGGCGGGCTCATCTGCTTCGTGGTTGACGTTGTCCTGGTTCTGCGGTTTTGAGGGCTGGGTGACCGGAGAGCGATGTCGCTAG
- a CDS encoding MarR family winged helix-turn-helix transcriptional regulator, translated as MSTIEVSAVTSSEPREPTMLAPSELRYLVLAVQREGNRQLNQLLAPLGLTASQAEIILVLHEFGPITLKELGDLIICEVGGPSRIVETLVKRELVTRIPDERDRRAVSLSLTSSGKALVPSLLDLDRGINAGALERLTDDQLAGLVSSMRAVLSTTNSHDILERRFASRRTLASDLRQ; from the coding sequence GTGTCGACGATTGAGGTGTCAGCCGTGACGAGTAGTGAACCGCGAGAACCGACGATGCTCGCACCGTCCGAGCTACGGTACCTCGTCCTCGCTGTCCAGCGAGAGGGAAATCGACAGCTGAACCAACTGCTCGCACCCTTGGGCCTTACAGCCTCGCAAGCAGAGATCATCCTTGTGCTCCACGAGTTCGGCCCGATCACACTCAAGGAACTCGGAGATCTGATCATCTGTGAAGTGGGTGGGCCCAGCCGCATCGTCGAGACTCTCGTCAAACGGGAACTCGTGACCCGCATTCCCGACGAGCGCGACCGGAGAGCCGTGTCCTTGTCTTTAACTTCGTCCGGCAAAGCGCTCGTGCCGTCGCTACTAGATCTTGACCGGGGGATCAACGCTGGCGCGCTCGAACGGCTCACGGATGACCAGCTTGCCGGACTGGTCTCCTCGATGCGTGCAGTTCTTTCGACTACGAACAGCCACGACATCCTCGAGCGCAGATTCGCCTCGAGGCGCACGCTCGCGAGCGACCTGAGACAGTAG
- a CDS encoding MMPL family transporter, with translation MNALISAVTRKPRLTLGLWLAVLIAAAPLAIQLDGALSGGGFTNPRAEALVTQAKIQEQFGDEPNQFAIAITSESRVTDQEIQAAAQVLKDEGAASVITPETRPAWLSDDQKAALIVAGFDGSNTAAQNLTPRLQDRISDAVGNDASAYVTGQPALDYQLNVHSKEDATRAELIVFPLLLIILLVVFRSVVATILPLLMAGSALAVGSGIGYLLTRITDLSNLYSNIVSMIGLALAVDYSLFIIKRFREELATGADTNLAVRTAMSTAGHSVLFSGIAVVLALASLLIPNVMAFTSIALGGIIVTLAALAVTMIVLPAALLLLGRNIDKWQIPGRALARPRDPAPARVGTRFKIAGVSAVLAMVLAATPVLGLSLQSPVASATVLPANDTARQGLEVINQKIGADQLFPLQVVLEFGPDVSVAQALDAVSATAHHIEIQTGVASLTSVLDVGLNRDQLTAALDATTRPSELSKLWADNDGRIVTRILVETSQGPDSVQTHTLVTDLRNALPTVVGAGVTVGVAGATAQGVDFDNTIIDAIPPIALIVFTLTFILLAFAFRSFVLPTLALLFNALVVGASLGLLTLIQALTNHQPLNSVTPVLLFAVMFGLSMDYMVIIIARMIEAFQNGKPFEQAVLTGMRQTRSMVNSAAVVMIAVFLAFMTGQISIVREIGIGLALAVILDALVVRMLVMPALLSLIGPGAFGRRARLNNARNSGTTTAREPAGV, from the coding sequence ATGAACGCACTCATCTCTGCCGTCACACGCAAGCCCCGCCTGACGCTTGGCCTCTGGCTGGCGGTGCTGATCGCGGCTGCGCCGCTGGCGATACAGCTGGACGGCGCGCTATCGGGCGGCGGATTCACGAACCCTCGCGCCGAGGCCCTCGTCACGCAGGCCAAGATTCAAGAGCAGTTCGGCGACGAGCCCAACCAGTTCGCAATCGCGATCACGTCCGAAAGTCGCGTCACCGACCAGGAAATTCAGGCGGCAGCTCAGGTGCTAAAGGATGAAGGAGCTGCAAGTGTAATCACTCCAGAAACGAGGCCCGCCTGGCTCTCCGACGACCAGAAGGCAGCGCTAATAGTTGCGGGATTCGATGGCTCGAACACGGCTGCACAAAATCTCACGCCCCGTTTGCAGGACAGAATCTCCGATGCAGTCGGAAACGACGCTTCCGCCTACGTGACCGGTCAACCCGCTCTTGATTATCAGTTGAACGTTCATTCCAAAGAAGATGCGACGCGCGCGGAACTGATCGTCTTCCCTTTGCTGCTCATCATCCTGCTGGTCGTATTCCGCTCGGTGGTGGCGACCATCCTCCCGCTACTCATGGCTGGCTCGGCTCTCGCAGTAGGAAGTGGCATCGGCTACCTGCTAACGCGCATCACGGATCTATCGAACCTGTACTCGAACATCGTGTCCATGATCGGGTTGGCCCTCGCCGTCGACTACTCGCTGTTCATCATCAAGAGGTTCCGGGAAGAACTCGCAACCGGGGCCGACACCAATCTCGCTGTCCGCACGGCGATGTCGACCGCCGGGCACTCTGTCTTATTCAGCGGGATTGCCGTTGTTCTCGCCCTCGCGTCGCTCCTCATCCCGAACGTGATGGCGTTCACAAGCATCGCGCTTGGAGGGATCATCGTGACTCTAGCCGCGCTAGCCGTGACGATGATCGTACTCCCCGCAGCACTTCTGCTCCTTGGACGGAACATCGACAAATGGCAGATACCTGGACGCGCGCTCGCCCGTCCACGTGACCCTGCGCCGGCGCGCGTCGGAACCCGCTTCAAGATCGCCGGCGTCTCAGCCGTACTCGCGATGGTCCTAGCTGCAACCCCTGTCCTCGGTCTCAGTCTTCAGTCTCCTGTTGCAAGCGCGACAGTACTGCCTGCTAATGACACGGCCCGCCAAGGGCTTGAGGTTATCAACCAAAAGATCGGCGCAGATCAGCTTTTCCCCCTCCAGGTCGTCTTGGAGTTCGGCCCGGACGTTTCCGTTGCGCAAGCTCTCGATGCCGTGAGTGCAACCGCTCACCATATAGAGATTCAGACGGGGGTCGCCAGTTTGACTTCCGTGCTCGACGTCGGCCTCAATCGTGATCAGCTCACCGCCGCGCTCGACGCCACCACCCGCCCGAGCGAGCTCAGCAAACTGTGGGCTGACAATGACGGACGGATCGTGACGCGGATCCTCGTAGAAACCTCACAAGGCCCGGACTCGGTCCAGACCCATACCCTCGTTACAGACCTTCGAAACGCCTTGCCCACCGTCGTCGGCGCCGGAGTTACGGTCGGAGTTGCCGGCGCGACGGCCCAAGGCGTTGACTTCGACAACACCATCATCGACGCAATTCCTCCAATCGCTTTGATCGTGTTCACCCTCACCTTCATCTTGCTCGCGTTCGCCTTCCGCTCGTTTGTATTGCCGACCCTGGCGCTGCTCTTCAATGCACTCGTGGTCGGCGCTAGCCTCGGTCTGCTCACGTTGATCCAAGCCTTGACTAACCATCAGCCACTCAACTCCGTCACCCCCGTCTTACTCTTCGCTGTGATGTTCGGTCTCAGCATGGACTACATGGTGATCATCATCGCCCGCATGATCGAGGCGTTCCAAAACGGCAAACCGTTCGAGCAGGCCGTTCTGACGGGCATGCGGCAAACCAGGTCCATGGTCAACAGCGCGGCAGTCGTCATGATCGCGGTCTTCCTAGCCTTCATGACGGGGCAAATCAGTATTGTCCGCGAAATTGGTATCGGCCTCGCCCTTGCCGTCATTCTCGACGCGCTCGTGGTGCGCATGCTTGTAATGCCGGCCTTGCTGTCCCTCATCGGGCCGGGGGCGTTTGGACGGCGAGCGCGTCTCAACAACGCGCGCAACAGCGGCACAACAACCGCCAGGGAACCGGCGGGCGTATGA
- a CDS encoding MarR family winged helix-turn-helix transcriptional regulator produces the protein MDVSVCQHIEVEAQVAKNQNRSNLSPPTEGGGWEIGELRRAILALQRDGSRRLAAALRPFGLTPLQGEILAQMADGAPATLRELGEGLVCNVDPPSRAVDQLVKRGAIRRRRTPADRRKVVLHLTPDGYALADRALAAFASIDSLIADRLDESARLHTLTAIQRLSALGDHGHQSTSRLYPHR, from the coding sequence GTGGACGTGTCAGTCTGTCAACACATCGAAGTGGAGGCCCAGGTGGCGAAAAATCAAAATCGATCAAACCTGTCACCCCCCACCGAGGGCGGCGGTTGGGAGATTGGTGAGCTTCGGCGAGCGATCCTTGCCCTGCAACGCGATGGCAGCCGCCGCCTCGCCGCTGCACTCCGGCCCTTCGGCTTAACCCCACTGCAGGGAGAGATCCTGGCGCAAATGGCCGACGGGGCACCGGCAACGCTCCGCGAGCTGGGCGAAGGCCTCGTCTGCAACGTCGACCCTCCCAGTCGAGCGGTCGACCAGCTCGTGAAGCGTGGCGCCATTCGGCGTCGGCGCACCCCAGCCGACCGTCGGAAGGTCGTGTTGCACCTCACACCAGACGGTTATGCGTTAGCGGACCGCGCACTCGCTGCCTTCGCGTCGATCGACAGCCTCATCGCTGACAGACTCGATGAAAGCGCGCGCCTCCACACTTTGACCGCGATCCAGCGACTGTCAGCCCTTGGGGACCACGGCCATCAATCCACATCTCGCCTTTACCCTCACAGATAG
- the ribB gene encoding 3,4-dihydroxy-2-butanone-4-phosphate synthase: protein MTVNTATELIEDIGPGLDSPAAAIAAIARGEMVVVVDDEDRENEGDLIMAAEHVTASAINYMITKGKGLVCLALTAPRALELELPPMVSRNEDHMGTAFTVSIDADPSHGVHTGISAAERAKTIKLALTGEPQDFRRPGHVFPLIARPGGVLERRGHTEAAVDLARLAGCAAAGVIVEIIGEDGEMLRLESLKQFAHEQGLLITSIDLLQRYRAKVEQL, encoded by the coding sequence ATGACCGTGAACACGGCGACGGAACTCATCGAGGACATCGGCCCGGGGCTGGATTCTCCGGCAGCGGCAATCGCAGCGATCGCGCGCGGCGAGATGGTGGTCGTCGTAGACGACGAAGATCGCGAGAACGAGGGCGACCTCATCATGGCAGCGGAGCACGTGACTGCCTCGGCGATCAACTACATGATCACGAAGGGTAAGGGCCTCGTCTGCCTCGCGCTCACGGCCCCTCGAGCTCTCGAACTCGAGCTTCCACCCATGGTCTCGCGCAACGAAGATCACATGGGGACCGCGTTCACTGTGAGCATCGACGCGGATCCGTCGCACGGAGTGCACACGGGAATCTCGGCCGCCGAGCGCGCGAAGACCATCAAGCTCGCTCTCACTGGCGAGCCACAGGACTTTCGCAGGCCTGGGCACGTCTTTCCCCTGATTGCGCGCCCGGGTGGGGTCCTTGAGCGTCGCGGACATACGGAAGCCGCGGTCGACCTCGCCCGCTTGGCTGGTTGTGCTGCTGCTGGCGTCATCGTCGAGATCATCGGCGAGGACGGCGAGATGTTGCGTCTCGAATCGCTGAAGCAGTTTGCTCACGAGCAGGGTCTGCTGATCACCAGTATCGATCTTCTGCAGCGATACCGGGCCAAGGTTGAGCAGCTATGA
- a CDS encoding lysophospholipid acyltransferase family protein gives MNLGAFVRAVSAPYVRYLVRKHVASISGLDNLPPTGSFILVPNHTSYFDHFAVEIILEALRGTPTWFLTKRESFARPLPRAWARAWYGIPVDRDAPTPDTLREVRRVLMSGDALCVYPEGTRGDGTSLLPFKSGAFRFAIANDVVVIPLGLAGTETVLARGDRWFRGRGRLDMAFGPALRAPAQGSAQMKAAALSADARVAINELKSKASQQRRAAGDLARNTVRELDRLITNALSEGGALRGEDLRQLRRIARYLGATIPKTPAFETQLLRLDGLAAGQGSKALFPLKALTIRVRAERILRQSPNESVAHYILGRWHLSVPRALGSKVERSIFHFEAATASANRGDTRALSGLADAYLAANDPTSAVASLRRVLAETDQAAPRAEYRRVRTMERIASLTNQMSKTEDER, from the coding sequence ATGAATCTCGGGGCTTTCGTGCGCGCCGTCAGTGCGCCGTACGTTCGATATTTGGTGCGAAAGCACGTGGCTAGCATCAGCGGCCTCGACAACCTGCCGCCAACCGGATCGTTCATTCTCGTACCGAACCATACGAGCTACTTCGATCATTTTGCCGTGGAGATCATCCTAGAAGCGCTGCGCGGAACACCAACATGGTTCCTCACCAAGCGGGAGAGTTTCGCGCGGCCGCTACCCAGAGCGTGGGCGCGGGCCTGGTACGGAATACCTGTAGACCGAGACGCCCCGACCCCGGATACCCTTCGCGAAGTGCGTCGAGTGTTGATGAGCGGGGACGCGCTCTGCGTCTATCCGGAAGGTACCCGCGGCGACGGAACAAGTCTCCTGCCTTTTAAGTCCGGTGCATTTCGATTCGCGATCGCGAACGACGTGGTTGTGATTCCGCTCGGCCTTGCAGGCACAGAGACCGTCCTCGCGCGCGGCGACCGGTGGTTCCGCGGCCGAGGCCGACTGGACATGGCCTTTGGGCCGGCCTTGCGAGCCCCCGCACAGGGGAGTGCGCAGATGAAGGCGGCGGCCCTGTCGGCTGATGCTCGAGTCGCGATTAATGAGTTGAAGAGCAAAGCCTCACAACAGCGCCGCGCCGCGGGTGATCTTGCTCGGAACACCGTCCGCGAGCTCGACCGGCTGATCACTAACGCACTTAGCGAGGGAGGGGCGCTTCGCGGAGAAGATCTTCGGCAGCTGAGACGCATCGCTCGATACCTCGGAGCCACCATCCCGAAGACACCTGCCTTCGAGACGCAGCTCCTTCGGCTAGACGGGCTTGCGGCGGGGCAGGGGTCGAAGGCGCTCTTCCCACTGAAAGCCTTGACGATCCGGGTGCGCGCCGAACGGATCCTGCGACAATCGCCCAACGAATCTGTCGCTCATTACATCTTGGGGCGCTGGCACCTTTCAGTGCCCCGCGCGCTCGGTAGCAAAGTGGAAAGGTCAATCTTCCATTTTGAAGCAGCCACCGCCTCGGCTAATCGCGGCGATACGCGCGCCCTATCCGGCCTCGCTGACGCCTACCTCGCAGCCAACGATCCAACAAGTGCCGTCGCGTCCCTCAGGCGAGTCCTGGCTGAGACCGACCAAGCCGCGCCTCGCGCCGAATACCGGCGTGTTCGCACCATGGAGAGAATCGCGTCTCTGACGAACCAAATGTCCAAAACAGAGGACGAACGATGA
- a CDS encoding SRPBCC family protein: MKVLRYVAEVTVAAPVGRVMRAVTDIASIHEWNPALSALHATDPVAVTGKPYGTRIRGLVPASVTYQTVTDTVATYEMSALGNFERGIWQVTEVAHGVSAVSHRFEHQGPILRLMHDAFTPVAMWRLERLRALLVHQAKTLEVIPPASHSFE, from the coding sequence ATGAAAGTCCTGAGATACGTCGCAGAGGTAACTGTCGCGGCTCCGGTAGGCCGGGTGATGCGAGCCGTTACTGACATCGCGAGCATCCATGAATGGAATCCCGCTCTGTCGGCTCTTCACGCGACGGACCCGGTCGCGGTCACCGGCAAGCCATACGGAACACGCATCCGTGGGCTTGTGCCCGCCTCCGTCACCTATCAGACCGTCACTGACACCGTAGCCACCTATGAAATGAGCGCGCTGGGGAACTTCGAACGTGGGATCTGGCAAGTTACCGAGGTCGCGCACGGAGTGAGCGCGGTCAGCCATCGCTTCGAGCACCAGGGGCCAATCCTGCGGCTCATGCATGACGCGTTCACGCCGGTAGCGATGTGGCGATTGGAGCGGCTCCGGGCTCTACTTGTGCACCAGGCAAAGACGCTGGAGGTAATTCCGCCGGCGAGCCATTCTTTCGAGTAG